A single window of Buchnera aphidicola (Aphis nasturtii) DNA harbors:
- a CDS encoding Hsp20 family protein gives MSYRSFSFLPNINQNSIFSNRFNQIDKMFSTLTGEKPLSETPLYNLIQIDEKKYTLILSIPGYEEKELDISVHKNQLIIQGKKETKNQKNEKIEKYLHKDIIFGNFSLNFNFDHKIRVNKANLSLGLLELNFECQIPDEEKPKKIFINNHNNTSIKHK, from the coding sequence ATGTCTTATCGTTCATTTTCTTTTTTACCAAATATCAATCAAAATAGTATTTTTTCAAATAGATTCAATCAAATTGATAAAATGTTTAGTACTTTAACAGGAGAAAAACCACTATCAGAAACTCCATTATATAATCTTATTCAAATTGACGAAAAAAAATATACATTAATATTAAGTATTCCTGGGTATGAAGAAAAAGAATTAGATATATCTGTTCATAAAAATCAACTTATAATTCAAGGAAAAAAAGAAACAAAAAATCAAAAAAATGAAAAAATAGAGAAATATTTACATAAAGATATTATATTTGGTAATTTTTCTTTAAATTTTAATTTCGATCATAAAATACGAGTAAATAAAGCAAATTTATCTTTAGGTTTATTAGAGTTAAACTTTGAATGTCAAATTCCAGATGAAGAAAAACCTAAAAAAATATTTATTAACAATCATAATAACACATCAATTAAACATAAATAA
- a CDS encoding FAD-binding oxidoreductase, which produces MNPWINAEVLKIKKWTKSLFSIFLKAPISNFQAGQFTKLALYETNEKKKIQRAYSFVNAPSSQNLEIYIIRIPNGKLSNLLYNLKVGDNVFIKKHAFGFFILNEIPNCETLWMFATGTAIGPYCSILQEGKDIKRFKNIVLVHAVRYKNELIYLPLMKELNTKYNGKLKIQTIVSREKDKNSLLGRIPFLLKNKIIENKIGLDIHCDNSHIMLCGNPLMVKETYFLLNKERNMTKHLRKKNGQITMENYW; this is translated from the coding sequence ATGAATCCATGGATTAATGCTGAAGTTTTAAAAATAAAAAAATGGACTAAAAGTTTATTCAGCATTTTTTTAAAAGCACCAATATCAAATTTTCAAGCTGGTCAATTTACAAAATTAGCTCTATATGAAACTAATGAAAAAAAAAAAATTCAAAGAGCATATTCCTTTGTAAATGCACCAAGTAGTCAAAATTTAGAAATTTATATTATTCGAATTCCCAATGGAAAACTAAGTAATCTTTTATATAATCTTAAAGTTGGAGATAATGTATTTATCAAAAAACATGCATTTGGATTTTTCATTCTAAATGAAATACCTAATTGCGAGACATTATGGATGTTTGCTACTGGAACTGCAATTGGTCCTTATTGTTCTATTTTACAGGAAGGTAAAGATATTAAAAGATTTAAAAATATTGTTTTAGTGCACGCTGTCAGATATAAAAACGAGTTAATTTATTTACCTTTAATGAAAGAACTTAATACAAAATACAATGGGAAATTAAAAATTCAAACTATAGTTAGTAGAGAAAAAGATAAAAATTCTTTATTAGGAAGAATTCCTTTTTTATTAAAAAACAAAATAATAGAAAACAAAATTGGATTAGATATTCATTGCGATAATTCACATATTATGTTATGTGGAAACCCATTAATGGTAAAAGAAACATATTTTTTATTAAATAAAGAAAGAAATATGACTAAACATTTAAGAAAAAAAAATGGACAAATCACTATGGAAAATTATTGGTAA
- the epmA gene encoding elongation factor P--(R)-beta-lysine ligase, with amino-acid sequence MQNNWKPSASIKDLIKRAKIINNIRLFFLEKKILEVETPSLSKSTVTDINLTPFETNYLFLENNLNKLKLWLITSPEYHMKRLLAAKSGPIYQICHSFRNTEYGKRHNPEFTMLEWYQTSYSMHEFIDQIDLFFQKILQSKQAVKISYQEVFIKYLNIDPFSTDICELYKISKKFNLQHLTCFEKNLNTLIEILFTLVIEPLLGEYQPTFVYHFPIEQASLAAKNSKDDRISERFEIFFKGIEIGNGFYELTDYLENKKRLINDNKNRRKMNLPIRKIDNNFLNAINHGLPLCSGVAIGIDRLIMIALNKKSIYEVMSFAFDRC; translated from the coding sequence ATGCAAAATAATTGGAAACCGAGTGCTTCTATTAAAGATTTAATTAAAAGAGCAAAAATTATTAATAATATTCGTTTGTTTTTTTTAGAAAAAAAAATTTTAGAAGTAGAAACTCCATCATTATCTAAATCAACAGTTACAGATATAAATTTAACACCATTTGAAACTAATTATTTATTTTTAGAAAATAATTTAAATAAGTTAAAACTATGGTTAATTACCAGTCCAGAATATCATATGAAACGTTTATTAGCAGCTAAAAGTGGGCCTATATATCAAATATGTCATAGTTTTAGAAATACAGAATATGGTAAACGTCATAATCCGGAATTTACTATGCTTGAATGGTATCAAACTTCATATTCTATGCACGAATTTATTGATCAAATAGACTTATTTTTTCAAAAAATATTACAATCTAAACAAGCAGTAAAAATTTCTTATCAAGAAGTGTTTATAAAATATTTAAATATAGATCCTTTTTCTACTGATATTTGTGAATTATATAAAATTTCAAAAAAATTTAATTTGCAACACTTAACATGTTTTGAAAAAAATTTAAACACATTAATAGAAATATTATTTACTCTAGTAATAGAGCCACTTTTGGGGGAATATCAACCTACATTCGTATATCATTTTCCTATAGAACAAGCTTCTCTTGCTGCTAAAAATAGCAAAGATGATCGTATTTCAGAAAGATTTGAAATATTTTTCAAAGGAATAGAAATAGGAAATGGATTTTATGAATTAACAGATTATTTAGAAAATAAAAAACGTTTAATTAATGATAATAAAAATAGACGAAAAATGAACTTGCCTATAAGAAAAATAGATAATAATTTTTTAAATGCAATAAATCATGGATTACCTTTATGCTCTGGAGTAGCTATTGGTATAGATCGTTTAATAATGATTGCATTAAATAAAAAAAGTATTTATGAAGTTATGTCATTTGCATTTGATCGTTGTTAG
- the coaD gene encoding pantetheine-phosphate adenylyltransferase encodes MKKTAIYPGTFDPITYGHLDIITRAIKIFDNIIIAVSSDNLNKKTIFSLKERIKLTQLATANIHNIKKIVGFNDLLANLAKKENTNILIRGVRTIFDFDYEIKLAAINKQIYPELDSIFLLSSQETSFISSSFVKEIAKYKGNVKPYLPKEIHLALLKKFQKTNIL; translated from the coding sequence ATGAAAAAAACAGCAATCTATCCAGGTACATTTGACCCAATTACATATGGACATTTAGATATTATAACTCGCGCAATAAAAATTTTTGATAATATAATTATTGCTGTTTCTTCTGATAACTTAAACAAAAAAACTATTTTTAGTTTAAAAGAACGTATTAAATTAACTCAGTTAGCTACAGCTAATATACATAATATTAAAAAAATAGTTGGTTTTAATGATTTACTAGCTAATTTAGCTAAAAAAGAAAACACTAATATTTTAATTAGAGGAGTTCGTACAATATTTGATTTTGATTATGAAATTAAATTAGCTGCAATAAATAAACAAATATACCCTGAACTAGATAGCATATTTTTACTTTCATCTCAAGAAACTTCATTTATATCATCATCTTTTGTAAAAGAAATCGCAAAATACAAAGGAAATGTAAAACCATATCTTCCTAAAGAGATACATTTGGCTTTATTAAAAAAATTTCAAAAAACTAATATTCTATAG
- a CDS encoding class I SAM-dependent methyltransferase — protein sequence MNIYLIIKNTNVRLQKIINEYNIKHDENASFALIINNNTLELYDRSKLGQKSIKVDFLSKHNNYRCLNFKKKNEALYKALGIKKNYFPSVIDATAGFGRDAFLISFWGCYVVMIERNPVIAALLKDGLQRAYEDQYIGYWLKQRLHLIFDDSFKMLEIPICQPDIIYLDPMYPINKKKTLPKKNMQFLRKIIKNNDNYENLLNISRTFARKRIIVKRPSYAKPLSNEKFEFSINNKNHRFDVYLPFK from the coding sequence ATGAATATATATTTAATTATAAAAAATACTAATGTAAGATTACAAAAAATAATTAATGAATATAATATAAAACATGATGAAAACGCTTCTTTCGCTCTAATAATAAATAACAATACATTAGAATTATATGATCGTTCAAAACTTGGTCAAAAAAGTATTAAAGTTGATTTCTTATCTAAACACAATAATTATAGATGTTTAAATTTTAAAAAAAAAAATGAAGCTCTTTATAAAGCATTAGGTATTAAAAAAAATTATTTTCCTTCTGTTATTGATGCAACAGCTGGATTTGGAAGAGATGCGTTTCTAATTTCTTTTTGGGGCTGTTATGTTGTTATGATTGAACGTAATCCAGTAATTGCTGCTTTATTAAAAGATGGTTTACAGAGGGCATATGAAGATCAATATATTGGATATTGGTTAAAACAAAGATTGCATTTAATATTTGATGACAGTTTCAAAATGCTTGAAATACCAATTTGTCAACCAGATATTATTTATTTAGATCCAATGTATCCAATTAATAAAAAAAAAACATTACCTAAAAAAAATATGCAATTTTTAAGAAAGATAATAAAAAATAATGATAATTATGAAAATTTATTAAATATTTCTAGAACATTTGCAAGAAAAAGAATCATTGTAAAAAGACCCTCTTATGCAAAACCTTTATCTAACGAAAAATTTGAATTTTCAATTAATAATAAAAACCATCGTTTTGATGTATATTTACCTTTCAAATAA
- a CDS encoding inorganic phosphate transporter, with translation MLYLFSYSDLNHSLFIFLALFFVLFYEAINGFHDTANAVSTLIYTRAMSANLAVIMSGIFNFLGVLLGGLTVAYAIVHLLPNDLLLNENPQHALAIVFSILLAAILWNLSTWYFCLPASSSHALIGAIIGVGLTNAIYTGSSLVHALNISKILNVFISLILSPVIGLIISGSIIFVLRYITNKYKKFNRIHMTPLEYEKSKGKKNPPLSIKIALILSSIGVSYAHGANDGQKGIGLIMLVLISIIPASFLINLNTTRNEIIDTKNTLNYLYKYYSNNRINIIKKNNNKKLYLNYSHITKNIKEAHILLNNVYDYKNLNIQKRFQLRHLLLCISDNIDQITSFDINKNEKNFLYKTKKEILKTVEYAPIWIILIIAFSLSIGTMFGWKRIVVTIGEKIGEKRMTYAQAMSAQITATFSIGIASYTGIPVSTTHILSSSVAGSMLADGDRIQKTTMKNIIVAWVLTLPISILISGFLYSIALFLIN, from the coding sequence ATGCTATATTTATTTTCTTATTCTGACTTGAATCATAGTTTATTTATTTTTTTAGCTTTATTTTTTGTTTTATTTTATGAAGCTATTAATGGTTTTCATGACACAGCGAATGCTGTATCAACTTTAATTTATACTAGAGCTATGTCTGCGAATCTTGCAGTTATAATGTCTGGTATATTTAATTTTTTAGGCGTTTTGCTTGGAGGTTTGACAGTAGCATATGCTATTGTTCATTTATTACCTAATGATTTATTATTAAATGAGAATCCTCAGCATGCGCTTGCAATAGTTTTTTCTATTTTACTTGCTGCGATACTATGGAATTTGTCTACTTGGTATTTTTGCTTGCCTGCATCTAGTTCTCATGCTCTTATTGGAGCAATTATTGGAGTTGGTTTGACTAATGCAATATATACAGGTTCCTCTTTAGTTCACGCATTAAATATATCTAAAATTTTAAATGTTTTTATATCTTTAATTTTATCTCCTGTTATCGGATTAATCATTTCTGGAAGTATAATATTTGTATTACGGTATATTACAAATAAATATAAAAAATTTAATCGAATTCATATGACTCCATTAGAATATGAAAAAAGTAAAGGAAAAAAAAATCCTCCACTTTCAATTAAAATAGCATTAATTTTATCATCTATTGGAGTTAGTTATGCACATGGAGCAAATGATGGTCAAAAAGGAATTGGATTAATTATGCTTGTATTAATTAGTATTATACCAGCTAGTTTTTTAATCAATCTAAATACTACTAGAAACGAAATCATTGACACAAAAAATACACTTAATTATTTGTATAAATATTATTCAAATAATCGTATAAACATAATTAAAAAAAATAATAATAAAAAATTATATCTTAATTATTCTCATATAACAAAAAATATTAAAGAAGCCCATATTTTATTGAATAACGTATATGATTATAAAAACTTAAATATACAAAAAAGATTTCAATTGCGTCACTTGTTACTTTGTATTTCTGATAACATTGATCAAATAACTAGTTTTGATATTAATAAAAACGAAAAAAATTTTTTATATAAAACTAAAAAAGAAATACTTAAAACTGTAGAATACGCACCAATTTGGATTATATTAATTATTGCGTTTTCTTTATCTATAGGAACAATGTTTGGTTGGAAACGTATAGTTGTTACTATCGGTGAAAAAATAGGTGAAAAAAGAATGACATATGCACAGGCTATGTCAGCTCAAATAACTGCTACTTTTTCTATTGGAATAGCTAGCTATACAGGAATTCCTGTTTCTACAACACATATTTTATCATCGTCAGTAGCAGGTTCTATGTTAGCTGATGGAGATAGAATTCAAAAAACTACTATGAAAAATATTATTGTTGCTTGGGTATTAACTTTGCCTATTTCAATTTTAATTTCTGGATTTTTATATTCGATAGCATTGTTTTTAATAAACTAA
- a CDS encoding MFS transporter yields the protein MNNQNIIKKTKYIKKNTKKFNEIILCLFLGGFSSFSILYCVQSILPIFSKQFCLTASESSLSLSATTATMAIGTLFTGILSDVIGRKLIMSTSLLIASILTIICSFVDNWNMIIFLRALIGLSLSGVVAIAITYIVEEIHSHSLSFCIGLYISGNTIGGCFGRIISSIIAEHFSWNTSLLTIGLFSLISSFLFLYFLPSSKNFYPIPVNYKKFLSNFYLHLKNPILLILFMIGFLLMGSFITIFNYIGYRLILKPFLLSASSIGLLSIIYLTGVYSSPKAGMLINKYNKVNILIISLLLMILGLLITQFNQIIIIIAGLIIFSGGFFASHSIASSWVSAYAKFAKVQATSLYLFFYYLGSSIFGTFSGFFWFYSKWLGISIFMIIILIYGIFLSLQLKKFN from the coding sequence TTGAACAATCAAAATATTATTAAAAAAACAAAATATATTAAAAAAAATACAAAAAAGTTTAATGAAATCATTTTATGTCTTTTTTTAGGAGGATTTTCTAGTTTTTCTATTTTATATTGTGTACAATCAATTTTACCGATATTTTCTAAGCAATTTTGTTTAACTGCTTCAGAAAGTAGTTTATCTTTATCGGCAACAACTGCAACTATGGCTATAGGTACGTTATTTACTGGAATTTTATCTGATGTAATTGGTAGAAAATTAATTATGTCTACATCTTTACTAATTGCATCAATTTTAACAATAATTTGTTCTTTTGTAGATAACTGGAATATGATTATTTTTCTTCGAGCTTTAATAGGATTGTCTTTAAGCGGAGTTGTTGCAATTGCTATTACATATATAGTTGAAGAAATTCATTCACATTCATTATCATTTTGCATTGGATTATATATCAGTGGTAATACTATCGGTGGATGTTTTGGAAGAATTATAAGTAGTATTATAGCAGAGCATTTTTCATGGAATACTTCATTACTTACAATTGGTCTTTTTTCATTAATATCTTCTTTTTTATTTCTATATTTTTTACCATCTTCAAAAAATTTTTACCCTATTCCTGTTAATTATAAAAAATTTTTAAGTAATTTTTACTTACATTTAAAAAATCCAATATTACTGATTCTTTTTATGATAGGTTTTTTATTAATGGGAAGTTTTATTACTATTTTTAATTATATTGGATATCGATTAATATTAAAACCATTTTTATTAAGTGCATCAAGTATAGGTTTATTATCTATTATTTATTTAACTGGAGTTTATAGTTCCCCTAAAGCTGGAATGTTAATAAATAAATATAATAAAGTAAATATATTAATAATATCACTATTATTAATGATTTTAGGTTTATTAATTACTCAATTTAATCAAATTATAATTATTATTGCAGGGCTGATAATTTTTTCAGGGGGATTTTTCGCCTCTCATTCAATTGCTAGTAGTTGGGTTAGTGCATATGCAAAATTTGCCAAGGTACAAGCTACTTCCTTATATTTATTTTTTTATTATTTAGGTTCAAGCATATTTGGGACATTTAGTGGATTTTTTTGGTTTTATTCAAAATGGTTAGGAATTTCAATTTTTATGATAATTATTTTAATTTATGGAATATTTTTATCTTTACAATTAAAAAAATTTAATTAA